The following proteins come from a genomic window of Dreissena polymorpha isolate Duluth1 chromosome 1, UMN_Dpol_1.0, whole genome shotgun sequence:
- the LOC127838226 gene encoding uncharacterized protein LOC127838226, which yields MKGILAIVLIAQLYTYTEGCTCFNPDINRPIACDSDFIIKTRIKSNLKSPKGPPTVEQTSYYKTSKPRSDHIYKFNGVVSIINLKKVYTADNSAACGVDTLQKGKTYVLSGRIDEANKRLTIDLCGSWIRPEPISNATMQLLMEFKNKTVNCPPRIVPS from the exons ATGAAGGGCATTTTGGCGATTGTTTTGATTGCTCAGCTATACACGTACACGGAAGGATGCACGTGTTTCAACCCGGATATCAACAGACCAATAGCGTGCGATAGTGACTTCA TTATTAAAACACGAATAAAATCCAATTTGAAGTCACCAAAAGGCCCTCCAACAGTGGAACAGACATCGTACTACAAGACAAGCAAACCTAGGTCTGACCACATATACAAG TTTAACGGTGTGGTGTCTATCATAAATCTCAAAAAGGTGTACACAGCTGACAACAGTGCTGCGTGTGGAGTCGATACTCTTCAAAAGGGAAAAACATATGTCCTATCTG GAAGGATCGATGAAGCAAACAAGCGCCTCACGATCGACTTATGTGGTTCGTGGATAAGGCCAGAGCCAATCAGTAATGCTACAATGCAACTGCTGATGGAGTTCAAGAACAAAACGGTGAACTGCCCTCCAAGAATAGTTCCCTCATAA
- the LOC127838243 gene encoding uncharacterized protein LOC127838243, translated as MNSVLFSFMYLCVLGLCDCCRCPVRPNLDLGCTSDFIFRTKVMSGLKNPNDTSGSYYQISKPSYAYTYKFNFKSDVSAVNKARLYANAGACDVYLTKGRIYVVSGRVDKEKQRMEIDMCSSWVETTPISSESKRLLIKFKRGTVLCPK; from the exons ATGAATTCAGTTTTGTTCAGTTTTATGTACCTGTGTGTTTTGGGTCTGTGTGATTGTTGTAGATGCCCTGTTCGGCCAAACTTGGACCTGGGATGTACGTCTGATTTTA tATTTAGGACCAAAGTGATGAGTGGCCTTAAAAATCCCAACGACACGTCCGGTTCATATTATCAGATTAGCAAACCAAGCTATGCATATACTTACAAA TTTAATTTCAAGTCTGACGTGTCAGCCGTTAACAAAGCGAGATTATACGCAAATGCCGGAGCATGTGACGTCTATTTAACAAAAGGGAGGATTTACGTTGTGTCAG GGAGGGTCGATAAAGAAAAGCAGCGCATGGAGATCGATATGTGTTCATCGTGGGTGGAGACGACTCCAATCAGTTCCGAGTCCAAGAGGCTATTAATAAAGTTTAAACGAGGAACCGTGTTGTGTCCGAAGTGA